Proteins from a genomic interval of Candidatus Krumholzibacteriia bacterium:
- a CDS encoding arsenosugar biosynthesis-associated peroxidase-like protein yields MSDTYYAPKDLPKFEEMGEDAPELWRKFSQWYGAVFEEGALTAREKSLIALAVAHAVQCPYCIDAYTQDSLEKGSNLEQMTEAVHVAAAIRGGASLVHGVQMRNVHDQLSM; encoded by the coding sequence ATGAGCGATACCTACTACGCGCCCAAGGATCTGCCGAAGTTCGAGGAGATGGGCGAGGACGCCCCCGAGCTCTGGCGGAAGTTCAGCCAGTGGTACGGAGCCGTGTTCGAGGAGGGAGCACTGACCGCGCGTGAGAAGTCCCTCATCGCCCTGGCCGTCGCCCACGCCGTGCAGTGCCCCTACTGCATCGACGCCTACACGCAGGACAGCCTCGAGAAGGGCAGCAATCTCGAGCAGATGACCGAAGCCGTCCACGTGGCCGCGGCGATCCGGGGCGGCGCCTCGCTCGTCCATGGTGTCCAGATGCGCAACGTGCACGACCAGCTTTCCATGTGA